Proteins from a genomic interval of Nostoc sp. TCL240-02:
- a CDS encoding type I glyceraldehyde-3-phosphate dehydrogenase, which produces MIRVAINGFGRIGRNFARCWVGRENSRIDLVAINDTSDPRTNAHLLKYDSMLGKIKGAEISADDNSIIVNGKTIKCVSDRNPEKLPWKDWGIDLIIEATGVFTSKEGALKHVNAGAKKVLITAPGKNEDGTFVVGVNHHDYDHNIHNIISNASCTTNCLAPIAKVLNDKFGIIKGTMTTTHSYTGDQRLLDASHRDLRRARAAAINIVPTSTGAAKAVALVIPDLKGKLNGVALRVPTPNVSMVDFVVQVEKRTITEEVNQALKDAAEGQLKGILDYSELELVSSDYQGSDASSIVDSSLTLVMGNDLVKVMAWYDNEWGYSQRVLDLAELVAEKWQ; this is translated from the coding sequence GTGATTAGAGTTGCAATCAACGGTTTCGGGCGGATTGGACGTAACTTTGCGCGTTGCTGGGTGGGTAGAGAGAATAGTCGGATCGATCTTGTCGCTATTAATGACACTTCAGACCCTAGAACCAATGCTCACCTACTAAAGTATGACTCAATGCTAGGTAAGATCAAAGGTGCTGAGATTAGTGCCGATGATAACTCTATCATCGTTAACGGTAAGACCATTAAGTGCGTATCCGACCGTAACCCAGAAAAATTGCCCTGGAAAGATTGGGGAATTGACCTAATTATCGAAGCAACCGGCGTATTTACTAGCAAAGAAGGAGCGCTTAAGCACGTAAATGCTGGAGCCAAGAAAGTTCTGATTACCGCTCCTGGTAAAAACGAGGATGGTACTTTTGTGGTTGGTGTGAATCATCATGATTATGACCACAACATACACAACATTATCAGTAACGCTAGTTGTACTACCAACTGCTTGGCACCAATTGCCAAGGTGTTGAACGATAAGTTTGGCATCATCAAAGGTACGATGACCACCACCCACAGCTATACAGGCGACCAGCGTTTGCTAGACGCTTCTCACCGGGATTTGCGACGGGCGAGGGCCGCAGCGATAAACATTGTACCCACCTCCACTGGTGCAGCAAAAGCAGTGGCACTGGTTATCCCAGACCTGAAAGGCAAGCTTAATGGCGTTGCCTTACGCGTACCAACCCCGAACGTCTCAATGGTAGATTTCGTAGTTCAGGTTGAGAAGCGTACTATTACTGAAGAAGTTAACCAAGCTCTCAAAGATGCTGCTGAAGGCCAACTTAAAGGCATTTTGGACTATAGCGAACTAGAACTGGTATCTTCCGATTATCAAGGTAGCGATGCTTCTTCGATTGTTGATTCCAGCTTGACTTTGGTTATGGGCAATGACTTAGTAAAAGTTATGGCATGGTATGACAACGAGTGGGGTTACAGCCAACGAGTTTTGGATTTGGCAGAATTGGTAGCCGAGAAGTGGCAATAA
- the nadD gene encoding nicotinate (nicotinamide) nucleotide adenylyltransferase: protein MQQLAIFGGTFDPIHWGHLLVAETAMQEVSLEKVIWVPSLNPPHKEAALFKHRVEMLQLAIKDNPAFTVSLVETNRSGTSYGINTLIDLSTCYPNTHWYWIVGLDTFQTLPRWYRGHELAQMCDWLIAPRLLGGETITQSKLICKQVEQQLREQSYTIYWQLLDIPLVGVSSSLIRKFCRERQSIRYLVPESVRSYITNNNLYSYKSE from the coding sequence ATGCAGCAACTAGCAATTTTTGGTGGCACATTTGATCCAATTCACTGGGGACACCTGCTCGTAGCCGAGACAGCAATGCAAGAAGTATCTCTTGAAAAGGTAATTTGGGTGCCATCCCTAAATCCTCCTCATAAAGAAGCAGCTTTGTTTAAGCATCGCGTGGAAATGCTGCAATTAGCCATAAAAGATAACCCAGCGTTTACTGTCTCATTAGTGGAGACAAATCGCTCTGGGACTTCTTATGGCATTAACACTCTGATTGACTTATCTACTTGTTACCCAAATACTCACTGGTACTGGATTGTGGGCTTGGATACTTTCCAAACCTTACCTCGTTGGTACCGTGGACACGAACTAGCACAAATGTGTGATTGGTTAATCGCACCCCGACTGCTAGGTGGTGAGACTATAACTCAAAGCAAATTAATCTGCAAGCAAGTGGAGCAACAACTGAGGGAGCAGTCGTATACCATTTACTGGCAACTCTTGGATATACCTTTAGTAGGAGTTTCGTCAAGTCTAATTCGCAAATTTTGCCGCGAACGCCAGTCAATTCGTTATTTAGTACCGGAATCGGTTAGATCATATATCACTAACAACAATCTCTACTCCTACAAATCTGAATAA
- the murC gene encoding UDP-N-acetylmuramate--L-alanine ligase, protein MTNSVDFSGRPFHFIGIGGIGMSALAYVLAKRQFPVSGSDLRPNHITHKLESIGAHIFGRQEASNLEFFRPQVLNSQEQLPADTKSKLPQVICSTAINTNNLEYKAALELGCPVLHRSDVLAALISDYYSIAVAGTHGKTTTSSMIGYMLLEAGLDPTILVGGEVNAWEGNARLGQSQYLVAEADESDGSLVKHAPEIGIITNIELDHPDHYDTLEEVIDIFQTFAKGCKTLIGSIDCATVRDRLQPTISYSLHSDTDADYTVTNIDYRADGTTALVWERGKALGVLKLRLLSRHNLSNALAAVAVGRALGLEFGAIAKGIATFEGARRRFELRGEVDGITFIDDYAHHPSEIRATLAAARLQARPGQRVVAIFQPHRYSRTLTFLEEFAESFTHADLVVLTDIYSAGEPNLGQITGEDLAAEIAKHHSPVVYQPTLPLVHEYLLKTLRRGDLALFLGAGNLNQVIPEIITALCEPAKATS, encoded by the coding sequence ATGACTAATTCTGTAGATTTTAGTGGTAGACCATTTCATTTTATTGGCATCGGCGGCATAGGTATGTCTGCTCTGGCATACGTTCTCGCCAAGCGTCAATTTCCAGTATCAGGTTCGGATCTTCGTCCAAACCACATTACGCACAAATTGGAATCTATCGGTGCCCATATTTTTGGTAGACAAGAGGCAAGTAATCTCGAATTCTTTCGTCCTCAAGTATTAAATTCACAAGAACAATTACCTGCTGATACTAAGTCAAAATTACCTCAAGTCATTTGTTCAACAGCAATTAACACTAATAATTTAGAATACAAAGCAGCGTTGGAATTAGGTTGTCCAGTTTTGCATCGTTCAGATGTACTAGCTGCTTTAATTTCCGATTACTACAGTATTGCAGTGGCAGGAACACACGGCAAAACTACAACCAGTAGCATGATTGGTTATATGCTTCTGGAAGCAGGTCTAGACCCAACGATTTTAGTAGGTGGCGAAGTCAATGCTTGGGAAGGTAATGCTCGATTGGGACAAAGCCAATATTTGGTAGCCGAAGCAGATGAATCTGATGGTTCTTTGGTAAAACACGCTCCAGAAATTGGCATCATCACCAATATTGAACTCGATCATCCTGACCATTACGATACATTAGAAGAAGTAATTGACATCTTCCAGACATTTGCTAAGGGTTGTAAAACTTTAATCGGTAGTATTGACTGTGCGACAGTGCGCGATCGCTTGCAACCCACAATCAGCTACAGCCTACACTCGGATACCGACGCTGACTACACCGTTACTAATATTGATTATCGTGCTGATGGCACCACGGCTCTAGTTTGGGAAAGAGGCAAAGCCTTGGGCGTGTTGAAGTTGCGGCTTCTCAGTCGCCACAATCTCAGCAATGCTCTAGCAGCAGTAGCTGTTGGTCGCGCCTTGGGCTTAGAATTTGGAGCGATCGCTAAAGGCATCGCCACCTTTGAAGGAGCAAGACGACGCTTTGAGCTTCGGGGTGAAGTTGATGGCATTACCTTCATTGATGACTATGCTCATCATCCTAGCGAGATTCGCGCTACTCTCGCCGCCGCACGTTTACAGGCAAGACCAGGACAAAGAGTGGTTGCTATCTTCCAACCCCATCGCTATAGCCGAACACTGACCTTTTTAGAAGAATTTGCCGAGTCTTTTACCCATGCTGATTTGGTTGTGCTGACTGATATTTACAGTGCAGGCGAACCCAATTTAGGGCAAATTACTGGTGAAGATTTAGCGGCAGAAATTGCTAAACACCATTCTCCTGTCGTTTATCAACCAACTTTACCCTTAGTGCATGAGTACTTGTTAAAAACATTACGCCGAGGAGACTTGGCGCTGTTTTTAGGGGCTGGGAACTTGAATCAGGTGATTCCGGAAATAATTACTGCACTTTGCGAACCTGCTAAAGCCACATCTTAA
- the murB gene encoding UDP-N-acetylmuramate dehydrogenase, which produces MTISQAAGNVCTVSALNTKKHQTTNSVDSEVIYLPNTDCAIKPQACLSAFTSYRVGGAADLYVAPRNLEALQASLKYAKERNLKVTTLGAGSNLLVSDGGISGLVIATRHLRFSNFDPQTGQLTVAAGESIPSLAWAAAELGWQGLEWAVGIPGTAGGAVVMNAGAHNSCIADMLVSAEVLSPDGTLETLTPEQLGYSYRTSLLQGGDRIVTQATLQLAPGADPAKVVAITKEHKRHRLSTQPYNFPSCGSVFRNPKPYSAGWLIEQTGLKGYQIGGAQVALLHANFIVNRGGAKASDIFCLIRHIQYQVQERWSINLEPEVKMLGEFQGACG; this is translated from the coding sequence ATGACCATTTCCCAGGCAGCTGGAAACGTCTGCACAGTCTCTGCTTTGAATACAAAGAAACATCAAACAACTAATTCGGTGGATAGTGAAGTAATTTACTTACCAAATACTGATTGTGCGATCAAGCCCCAGGCTTGCTTGTCAGCCTTTACTTCTTATAGGGTTGGAGGAGCAGCTGATTTGTATGTTGCCCCCCGAAACTTAGAAGCACTGCAAGCAAGTCTGAAATACGCAAAAGAACGTAATTTAAAGGTGACAACACTGGGAGCAGGTTCTAACCTGCTGGTGAGCGATGGCGGTATATCAGGCCTAGTCATCGCGACTCGTCATCTCCGCTTCAGCAACTTTGACCCCCAAACCGGTCAATTAACCGTTGCTGCCGGAGAATCAATTCCTAGTTTGGCATGGGCGGCAGCAGAATTAGGATGGCAAGGATTGGAGTGGGCTGTTGGCATCCCTGGAACAGCCGGAGGTGCTGTGGTAATGAATGCAGGGGCACATAATAGCTGTATCGCAGATATGTTAGTGAGTGCCGAGGTTCTTTCACCCGATGGGACGCTGGAGACTCTTACCCCGGAACAGTTAGGTTATAGCTACCGGACTTCATTATTGCAAGGTGGCGATCGCATAGTCACCCAAGCCACCTTACAACTCGCGCCAGGTGCAGACCCAGCAAAAGTTGTGGCAATCACCAAAGAACACAAAAGGCATCGCTTAAGCACCCAACCATACAACTTCCCCAGTTGTGGGAGTGTGTTCCGCAATCCCAAACCTTACAGTGCTGGCTGGTTAATTGAACAAACTGGCCTCAAAGGCTACCAAATTGGTGGAGCGCAAGTAGCACTACTCCATGCTAATTTCATCGTTAACCGTGGTGGAGCCAAAGCTAGTGACATTTTCTGTCTCATTCGCCACATCCAATATCAGGTGCAAGAACGTTGGTCTATTAATTTAGAGCCAGAAGTCAAAATGCTCGGAGAGTTTCAAGGTGCTTGTGGATAG
- a CDS encoding YbaB/EbfC family nucleoid-associated protein, producing the protein MTGKGQGFGFGLGKMKELADAFKKAQQVQEGAKRLQEELEQMEILGESGGGLVKVIVSGNQEPKRVEISPDALAEGAEVLSDLVTVAMKEAYNKSTATMRERMEELTSGLELPGF; encoded by the coding sequence ATGACAGGAAAAGGACAGGGATTTGGCTTTGGCTTAGGAAAAATGAAGGAACTAGCCGATGCTTTTAAGAAAGCACAGCAAGTTCAAGAAGGTGCAAAGCGACTCCAAGAAGAATTGGAGCAAATGGAGATTCTAGGAGAATCTGGTGGTGGTCTGGTAAAGGTGATTGTCAGTGGGAACCAAGAACCCAAGCGGGTAGAAATTTCTCCAGATGCTCTTGCAGAAGGTGCAGAAGTACTTTCCGATCTCGTGACGGTGGCAATGAAAGAAGCTTACAACAAGTCCACAGCAACAATGCGGGAACGCATGGAAGAATTAACCAGTGGGTTGGAGTTACCTGGATTTTAG
- a CDS encoding low molecular weight protein-tyrosine-phosphatase, with the protein MPYKLLFVCLGNICRSPSAENIMNHLIEQAGLSDTIICDSAGTSSYHVGSPPDRRMSAAAATKLGIKLRGQARQFQKSDFQDFDLILAMDQENYENILTLDRTEQYQHKVRLMCEFCSRHTLKEVPDPYYGGQDGFNQVIDLLIDACEGLLTKVKSEEL; encoded by the coding sequence ATGCCTTACAAGTTGCTATTTGTCTGCTTAGGTAACATCTGCCGATCGCCATCGGCAGAAAACATAATGAATCATCTAATTGAGCAGGCAGGCTTGAGCGATACCATCATCTGTGATTCTGCTGGTACATCTAGTTATCACGTGGGTAGCCCACCTGACAGACGCATGAGTGCTGCGGCTGCTACAAAGTTGGGAATTAAACTGCGTGGTCAAGCACGCCAGTTTCAAAAGTCTGACTTTCAAGACTTTGATTTAATTTTGGCGATGGATCAAGAAAATTATGAGAATATCCTCACTCTCGATCGCACTGAGCAATATCAGCATAAAGTGCGTTTGATGTGTGAGTTTTGCTCTCGACACACCTTAAAGGAAGTTCCAGATCCTTACTACGGTGGTCAAGACGGATTTAATCAGGTTATTGATTTACTGATTGATGCTTGTGAAGGTCTGCTCACAAAAGTTAAAAGTGAAGAGTTGTGA